Proteins co-encoded in one Papaver somniferum cultivar HN1 chromosome 5, ASM357369v1, whole genome shotgun sequence genomic window:
- the LOC113279379 gene encoding uncharacterized protein LOC113279379 has protein sequence MNKVSLVYSVNRTKKSHRDNIDLAYRRANNSNEGSDADTDVEEQEVEIDGNMGSRGASAGVGSSQLVSQNQTKRKRISQSNSRGPIDLYMKTDHQKTQQATLERDSAVKEKLMKTAWKCISAWMTENSVSFNTVRCPSFKEMIYAIGDYGKAMPPPSYHQIRTNLFKDRLVEMKKFVDTFREHWKRFGCSIMSDGWTDGKKRHLINFLVNCPKGTVFLKSVDASNRTNDADFIRGLVKEVINDVGEENIVQFITDNGSNFKKAGKDLMLEYPNMFWTPCGAHCVQLMLEELGGKLPRIKTAVILGKILVTYIYAHFQVLSLMREMIGGELHRSTKNRFATQSTH, from the exons ATGAACAAAGTTAGTCTGGTGTATTCTGTAAACAGGACCAAAAAATCTCATAGGGATAACATTGATTTGGCGTATCGGCGTGCAAACAACTCAAATGAAGGATCTGATGCTGATACCGATGTTGAAGAACAAGAAGTCGAAATTGATGGCAATATGGGCAGTCGTGGTGCTAGTGCTGGTGTGGGTTCTAGTCAACTAGTTTCTCAGAATCAGACAAAGAGAAAGAGGATAAGCCAAAGTAATAGTAGAGGTCCAATTGATTTATATATGAAGACAGACCACCAAAAAACTCAACAGGCCACTCTTGAAAGAGACTCAGCTGTGAAAGAGAAGTTAATGAAGACTGCATGGAAATGCATTTCAGCTTGGATGACTGAGAATTCAGTATCATTTAACACTGTTCGTTGCCCAAGTTTCAAAGAAATGATATATGCAATAGGCGACTATGGGAAAG CTATGCCCCCACCATCTTACCATCAGATTCGTACGAATCTTTTCAAGGACCGGTTAGTAGAAATGAAGAAATTTGTTGATACATTTAGGGAACATTGGAAGAGGTTTGGATGTTCTATCATGTCTGATGGCTGGACAGATGGGAAAAAGCGACATCTTATTAACTTTTTGGTGAATTGTCCGAAAGGGACAGTTTTTTTGAAGTCTGTGGATGCGTCAAACAGAACCAATGATGCTGATTTTATACGTGGGCTTGTAAAGGAGGTAATTAACGATGTTGGGGAAGAAAATATAGTTCAGTTCATTACCGATAATGGTTCAAATTTTAAAAAGGCAGGGAAAGATTTAATGCTTGAATACCCAAATATGTTTTGGACTCCTTGTGGTGCTCATTGTGTTCAGTTGATGCTAGAAGAACTTGGTGGCAAGCTTCCACGAATCAAGACAGCCGTCATTCTAGGTAAGATACTCGTTACATATATTTATGCTCATTTTCAAGTATTAAGCTTAATGAGGGAGATGATCGGTGGTGAATTACATAGGTCTACAAAGAATAGATTTGCAACTCAGTCTACACACTAG